One window of Cucurbita pepo subsp. pepo cultivar mu-cu-16 chromosome LG19, ASM280686v2, whole genome shotgun sequence genomic DNA carries:
- the LOC111781867 gene encoding fructose-bisphosphate aldolase 6, cytosolic-like: MSCFRGKYADELIANAAYIGTPGKGILAADESTGTIGKRFASINVENVETNRRALRELLFTAPNALQYLSGVILFEETLYQKTAAGKPFVDVLKEGGVLPGIKVDVGTVELAGTNGETTTQGLDGLAGRCQKYYAAGARFAKWRAVLKIGDNEPSQLAINENANGLARYAIICQENGLVPIVEPEILVDGSHDINKCADVTERVLAACYKALNDHHVLLEGTLLKPNMVTPGSKAAKAAPEVIAEYTVRALQRTVPPAVPAVVFLSGGQSEEEATVNLNAMNKLKGKKPWSLSFSFGRALQQSTLKAWAGKDENIPKAQDALLVRCKANSEATLGTYKGDAKISEGASESLHIDNYKY; this comes from the exons ATGTCTTGTTTCAGAGGCAAATACGCTG ATGAGCTTATTGCCAATGCTGCCTACATTGGAACTCCTGGAAAGGGAATTCTAGCTGCTGATGAATCCACTGGCACAATTGGAAAGCGTTTTGCCAGTATCAATGTTGAGAATGTTGAAACCAACAGACGTGCTCTTCGTGAGCTCCTTTTCACTGCTCCTAATGCTCTCCAATACCTTAGTGGAGTCATTCTCTTCGAGGAAACTCTCTACCAGAAGACAGCTGCAG GCAAGCCTTTCGTTGATGTTTTGAAGGAAGGTGGTGTACTTCCCGGCATTAAGGTTGACGTAGGCACTGTTGAGCTTGCTGGAACCAATGGGGAAACCACAACCCAGGGTCTTGATGGTCTTGCTGGCCGCTGCCAAAAGTACTATGCAGCTGGTGCTCGCTTTGCTAAATGGCGTGCTGTGCTCAAGATCGGTGATAACGAACCATCACAGTTGGCTATCAATGAAAATGCCAACGGATTGGCTAGATATGCCATCATTTGCCAGGAGAATGGTCTTGTGCCCATTGTTGAGCCTGAGATCTTGGTTGATGGTTCTCATGACATCAACAAGTGCGCTGATGTAACAGAACGTGTTCTTGCTGCATGCTACAAGGCTCTAAATGACCACCATGTCCTCTTGGAAGGAACCTTGTTGAAGCCCAACATGGTTACTCCAGGATCTAAAGCTGCAAAGGCTGCACCAGAAGTGATCGCTGAGTACACCGTCCGTGCCCTTCAGCGTACAGTTCCTCCTGCAGTTCCTGCTGTGGTGTTCTTGTCTGGTGGACAGAGCGAAGAGGAGGCCACCGTCAATCTCAATGCCATGAACAAACTGAAGGGAAAGAAGCCATGGtcactttctttctccttcggACGTGCTCTGCAACAGAGTACCCTCAAGGCATGGGCTGGAAAGGATGAAAACATCCCCAAGGCTCAGGATGCTTTGCTCGTGAGGTGCAAGGCCAACTCTGAAGCAACTCTTGGAACTTACAAGGGTGATGCTAAGATCAGCGAGGGTGCCTCGGAGAGCCTCCACATCGATAACTACAAGTATTGA
- the LOC111781474 gene encoding protein BUD31 homolog 2 codes for MPKIKTNRVKYPEGWELIEPTLRELQAKMREAENDPHDGKRKCETLWPIFKIAHQKSRYIFDLYHRRKEISKELFEFCLDQGYADRNLIAKWKKPGYERLCCLRCIQPRDHNFATTCVCRVPKHLREEKVIECVHCGCRGCASGD; via the exons ATGCCCAAGATTAAGACAAACCGTGTCAAGTATCCGGAGGGATGGGAGCTAATTGAACCAACTCTCAGAGAATTGCAAGCTAAGATGAGAGAAG CCGAGAATGATCCACATGATGGCAAGAGAAAATGTGAGACATTGTGGCCTATATTCAAAATTGCGCATCAGAAAAGCCGCTATATCTTTGATCTCTATCATCGAAGGAAGGAGATATCTAAAGAATTGTTTGAATTCTGTTTGGACCAAGGCTATGCTGATCGTAACTTAATTGCAAAATGGAAGAAG CCTGGTTATGAACGTTTGTGTTGTCTAAGATGCATACAACCTCGAGATCATAATTTTGCGACGACGTGCGTGTGCCGGGTTCCCAAGCATCTAAGGGAGGAGAAGGTTatcgagtgtgtgcattgCGGTTGCAGGGGCTGTGCGAGTGGCGATTGA
- the LOC111781028 gene encoding uncharacterized protein KIAA1211-like produces the protein MQQAEQNPQHQQLQLMLQNSGNFSFSSKDDEEMSKSALSAFREKEEEIERMRTEVQQKLQARLGRVEEENRRLASIREELEAIADPMRKEIGQIRKRIDAVNKELKPLGQTCQKREKEYKDALDAFNEKNSEKVQLVSKLMEMVGESERLRLRRLEELSKHVDNTS, from the exons ATGCAGCAGGCGGAGCAAAATCCACAGCACCAGCAGCTTCAATTGATGTTACAGAATTCTGGAAATTTTAGTTTCAGTAGCAAAGACGATGAAGAGATGTCCAAATCGGCGCTTTCGGCTTTTagggagaaggaagaggagatCGAGCGGATGAGGACCGAAGTTCAGCAGAAACTTCAAGCTCGACTCGGCCGTGTCGAGGAAGAAAACAGGCGTTTGGCTTCCATTCGAGAG GAACTTGAAGCAATAGCGGATCCAATGAGGAAAGAAATCGGACAGATTCGTAAGAGAATTGATGCAGTAAACAAGGAATTAAAACCACTAGGACAAACATGCCAAAAAAGG GAGAAAGAATACAAAGATGCCCTTGATGCCTTCAATGAAAAGAACAGCGAGAAAGTACAATTAGTATCAAAACTAATGGAG ATGGTTGGTGAAAGTGAAAGGCTGAGGCTGAGGAGGTTGGAAGAACTGAGTAAGCATGTGGACAACACTTCCTAA
- the LOC111781783 gene encoding uncharacterized protein LOC111781783, with protein MMPHKPLHELLQQDQEPFHLNRYIADKRVDLKRVSPKTDLQLKKRKPISSNSVFRGDFCRNGCFKSFQPSPELRKSPLFEFRSPARNRNSPNAIFLHVPARTAALLLEAALKIHKQKSTAKSKKTQIKNQGLARFGSVLKRLTLRNRNNTDRETEGCDNGGDLASFGHRKSAIRRKITQGETSSYNGRSSYGFWSETNEEVRSMDLGTSCSSQSVDSGEDFCESPFRFVLQRSPSYGCRTPDFLSPAASPCRRNKEDETVNSEESLKKFQVEEDEEDKEQCSPVSVLDGPFDDTYDERRDNRDGDGDGDGDIDYNLECSYATVQRTKQQLLNKLRRFERLADLDPIELEKIIQEEEEEEEEELENYKESVQWDNAYDIERFVKEVANNASSQPRDMRKLVMDLIAEEEAKRSDLDAREEVIQRVCKRLEEWEVVELNTIEMMVEEDLRKEVGEWKKEEEEERRGGAAMDLELAIFSVLVEELAVELAC; from the exons ATGATGCCTCACAAGCCCTTGCACGAGTTACTGCAACAGGATCAAGAGCCCTTCCATTTGAACAGATACATCGCCGACAAACGCGTTGATCTCAAAAGGGTTTCGCCTAAAACTGATTTACAGCTCAAGAAACGAAAACCCATTTCGTCAAATTCTGTTTTCCGGGGAGATTTTTGCAGAAATGGTTGTTTTAAATCATTCCAGCCCTCGCCGGAGCTCCGGAAATCTCCCCTGTTTGAGTTTCGTTCGCCGGCCAGAAATAGAAATAGCCCTAATGCGATTTTCCTCCATGTTCCGGCTAGAACGGCGGCGTTGCTTCTTGAAGCTGCTTTAAAGATTCATAAACAGAAATCGACAGCGAAATCTAAGAAAACCCAGATTAAGAATCAAGGGCTTGCGCGATTTGGGTCGGTTTTGAAGAGATTAACTCTTCGAAATCGAAACAACACTGACCGTGAAACTGAAGGTTGTGATAATGGCGGCGATTTAGCGTCGTTTGGGCATAGAAAAAGCGCCATTAGAAGGAAAATAACGCAGGGGGAGACGAGTTCTTATAATGGAAGGTCTAGCTATGGATTCTGGTCGGAAACCAACGAAGAAGTAAGATCAATGGATTTGGGGACTTCTTGTAGTAGCCAATCTGTGGATTCAGGGGAAGATTTCTGTGAAAGCCCTTTCCGATTTGTTCTTCAGCGAAGCCCCTCGTATGGTTGCCGGACGCCGGATTTTCTGTCGCCGGCGGCCTCTCCTTGTCGCCGTAACAAAGAG GATGAAACAGTAAACAGTGAAGAAAGCTTGAAGAAATTTCAggtggaagaagatgaagaagataagGAGCAATGTAGTCCCGTGTCTGTATTGGATGGTCCCTTCGACGACACATACGATGAACGACGTGACAACCGGGACGGGGACGGGGACGGGGACGGGGACATAGATTACAATTTGGAATGCAGCTATGCAACAGTCCAAA GAACAAAGCAGCAACTATTAAACAAGCTTCGAAGATTCGAGAGACTTGCCGACTTGGACCCGATCGAGCTCGAGAAAATAATtcaagaggaagaggaagaagaagaagaagagctaGAAAACTACAAAGAGTCAGTTCAATGGGATAACGCATACGACATCGAACGTTTCGTGAAAGAGGTTGCAAACAATGCAAGCTCCCAACCTCGAGACATGAGGAAACTCGTCATGGATCTCATTGCGGAAGAAGAGGCGAAACGAAGCGATCTCGATGCGAGAGAGGAGGTTATACAGAGGGTTTGCAAGAGGTTGGAGGAGTGGGAAGTGGTGGAATTGAACACCATTGAGATGATGGTGGAGGAAGATCTAAGGAAGGAGGTTGGGGAGtggaagaaggaggaggaggaggagaggagAGGGGGGGCCGCCATGGATTTGGAGCTTGCAATTTTCAGTGTGTTGGTGGAGGAATTGGCTGTGGAACTTGCTTGTTGA
- the LOC111781976 gene encoding transcriptional activator DEMETER-like: MSVENPWIPATPVKPSRRPLHAEENQQKSDGSTEEIEAGKVLACSDASDLVVDLNEMKWIGNEASSCSISASSDKPESVSQGELCSKSMPHFVPPTPDKGANVELKQFVESQSTLAGGKKEEGQEENCRTVSIRTDEDGLEQEGCELVLDSSCAPLLTPIMYNESSDKDVAVSGNEIAKLKQYKRKHRPKVITEGKPRTSKSTIKRAANSQENLKTKRKYVRKNAVHKPLESPRELGTLSPVTPEVTGSKENSTGLRTYTRKRVVDTPETSMVKTGATDAEVQKRKRSRKTCRRSLKFDNEGKQKDENSLFEYSSNTSGLLAHILTTESYQPHSMLKQRRESDAVFDHRQAGMSCNPNPSMNHQPENCKCLPESQVSSVEVPIEYSTALLKLKVNHHKNHRGTGKSNSTSHLLSSSKDSFWSSTTVSTERKEARGLKRKCSHNIRQDCVRSFDLIEEFYNSIYASQLPHAEYFSEEKIDEVQHSGQNPCTSNASYSIPRPQPHSCLIPWSDQSNMRSIYSPKQPSVITDLQRIENSHRHHPSSGAQVDKMHATAARKIQKPHPLTKRSHMHGADQHPKLSSYCHCHTSQLPPVASWLELFTNAMVEEMKILDINREGKISLYEEHNEMVTYNMQNQGHNALVVYRGDGSIVPFEGSLNPVKKRRRYAKVDLDGETIRVWKLLMDNSNNELVDGSDEDRDKWWEEERRVFSGRTDSFIAKMHLIQGNRGFSQWKGSVLDSVIGVFLTQNVSDHLSSSAFMSLAARYPLKSRSLDESSVDERTSLVVNEPQANLCREEDSVAWVEQISDQPIYKQNCMTMCGTGQDEEDFFISSESSRSNTSGVSSMHEYQCSTVSCVSQNIGKLEDRRTTAETNTIVEARTLGEEKTADAAILSKTSTVSEDKMPCLKSNCGKDLSSRDISVNGPDSSVEVVQTIETNKLKSDSKIASGTDSSDDKSEGTCTSEEKNVDQIEKNDNADCHKCLSKESPSHSSNLLQKTSIFGVTEVECFEMCGEVAPFSYVYKRRDVYDTSERTQTLDSLSQTTILNTDDLQAKGHPGELCNLSQSDQNVIFQSEGRLIAVPHDMESQDSMGNREIHQTLPNSLVDNALDVTGKTEEPVQNEHDHSLSINFDDPKADTLKPNRERVKREKRVGVDWDNLRKLAEASGTRERTTNTMDSLDWEAVRCADIDEIAYTIRERGMNNRLAERIKDFLNRLVKDHGSIDLEWLRDVPPDQAKEYLLSVRGLGLKSVECVRLLTLQQLAFPVDTNVGRIAVRLGWVPLQPLPESLQLHLLELYPVLESIQKYLWPRLCKLDQRTLYELHYQMITFGKVFCTKNKPNCNACPMRGECRHFASAFASARLALPAPEEANLINAAEIKADINQSVVVHQQPLTLTQESEPIESNQQLITVKSGGSNNEPIIEEPATPEPECPQISENDIEDTLYEDPDEIPTIKLNIEAFTKNVQNYMQENMELQEGSMSKALVVLSPEAALIPMPKLKNISRLRTEHQVYELPDAHPLLEKLKLEKRQPDDPCFYLLAIWTPGETANSVERPHTQCRSQESGGLCGEKECFSCNSVREADSEVVRGTLLIPCRTAMRGSFPLNGTYFQVNEVFADHDSSLNPIDVPRNWLWKLSRRTVYFGTSIPTIFKGLSTEEIQGCFWKGYVCVRGFDQKTRAPRPLIARLHFPASKLTKIKGGKDGQAR, translated from the exons ATGAGTGTAGAAAATCCATGGATTCCTGCGACTCCGGTGAAGCCTTCGCGAAGGCCATTGCATGCGGAAGAAAATCAACAGAAATCGGATGGATCTACTGAAGAAATCGAAGCTGGAAAAGTACTTGCATGTTCCGATGCTTCTGATTTGGTGGTGGATTTGAATGAGATGAAATGGATTGGGAACGAGGCAAGTTCTTGTTCCATTTCTGCTTCTTCCGATAAACCGGAGTCCGTTTCACAGG GTGAACTTTGTAGTAAGAGCATGCCTCATTTTGTACCCCCGACACCGGATAAGGGGGCTAATGTGGAGCTCAAACAGTTTGTCGAGTCTCAAAGCACACTAGCaggaggaaaaaaagaggAGGGCCAGGAAGAAAATTGTAGAACTGTCAGTATAAGAACAGACGAGGATGGCCTCGAGCAGGAAGGTTGTGAGCTAGTCTTGGATTCATCTTGTGCTCCATTGTTAACACCGATTATGTACAATGAGAGCTCAGACAAAGACGTCGCCGTCAGTGGGAATGAAATAGCCAAGTTGAAACAGTATAAAAGAAAGCACAGGCCCAAGGTAATTACAGAAGGCAAGCCAAGAACGTCTAAATCTACCATCAAGAGAGCAGCCAATTCCCAAGAAAACTTGAAAACTAAGAGGAAATACGTCCGAAAGAATGCAGTCCACAAACCCCTGGAAAGTCCTCGTGAACTAGGAACTCTTAGTCCGGTCACCCCAGAAGTTACTGGTTCTAAGGAAAACTCAACAGGTCTAAGGACGTACACTCGAAAGCGTGTAGTCGACACACCAGAAACTTCTATGGTGAAAACAGGAGCAACTGATGCGGAAGTGCAAAAGCGGAAACGTAGTAGGAAAACATGTAGGAGGAGTTTAAAATTTGACAATGAAGGAAAACAGAAAGATGAAAACTCTTTGTTCGAGTATTCGTCCAACACTTCGGGATTGCTGGCACATATTTTAACTACTGAAAGTTACCAACCGCATTCCATGCTGAAGCAAAGGAGAGAAAGTGACGCAGTGTTCGACCACAGACAAGCTGGGATGTCTTGTAACCCAAATCCTTCAATGAATCACCAACCAGAAAACTGCAAATGCCTTCCTGAAAGTCAAGTATCGAGCGTTGAAGTTCCAATTGAATATAGCACAGCACTGTTAAAACTTAAAGTTAATCACCATAAGAATCACAGAGGGACGGGGAAGTCCAATTCGACTAGTCATTTGTTATCAAGTTCAAAAGATTCATTCTGGAGTAGTACGACCGTCTCAACTGAGAGAAAAGAAGCAAGGGGTTTGAAGAGAAAATGTAGTCACAATATCAGACAAGATTGTGTCAGAAGTTTTGATTTAATTGAGGAATTTTATAACTCGATTTATGCGTCTCAGCTGCCACACGCAGAGTACTTCTCTGAAGAGAAAATTGACGAGGTGCAACATTCTGGCCAAAATCCGTGCACATCAAATGCCAGCTACTCGATTCCTAGACCTCAGCCTCACAGTTGCTTAATCCCATGGTCGGACCAGAGCAACATGCGGTCGATATATTCACCCAAACAACCATCAGTGATTACTGATCTTCAAAGAATTGAGAATTCTCACAGGCATCACCCATCCTCAGGTGCCCAAGTTGACAAGATGCACGCAACAGCAGCGAGGAAAATACAAAAGCCGCACCCTCTTACTAAACGTTCCCATATGCATGGAGCAGACCAGCACCCAAAGCTTTCGTCATATTGTCACTGCCATACTTCCCAATTACCTCCAG TGGCGTCTTGGTTGGAGCTTTTTACCAATGCCATGgttgaagaaatgaagattttAGACATTAacagagaaggaaaaatatcattatatGAGGAACATAATGAAATGGTAACTTACAACATGCAGAACCAAGGGCATAATGCACTTGTTGTGTATAGAGGAGATGGCTCTATAGTACCGTTCGAAGGTTCTTTGAATCCTGTCAAAAAGCGAAGACGATATGCCAAAGTTGATCTTGATGGAGAGACGATTAGAGTCTGGAAGCTATTGATGGACAATTCCAATAATGAACTTGTCGATGGATCAGATGAAGATAGGGACAAATGGTGGGAGGAAGAACGACGAGTTTTTTCTGGACGAACGGACTCATTTATTGCAAAGATGCATCTAATACAAG GAAACAGAGGCTTTTCTCAATGGAAGGGGTCGGTTTTAGACTCGGTGATTGGAGTTTTTCTCACCCAGAATGTCTCGGATCATCTTTCAAG CTCGGCATTTATGTCACTTGCTGCTCGCTATCCCTTAAAATCTAGAAGCCTCGACGAGTCAAGTGTTGATGAACGCACGAGCTTGGTAGTCAATGAACCACAGGCTAATTTGTGCAGAGAAGAAGATAGTGTAGCATGGGTTGAACAGATTTCGGATCAACCAATTTATAAACAGAATTGCATGACCATGTGTGGAACTGGccaagatgaagaagattttTTCATCAGCAGTGAATCTTCAAGAAGCAACACATCTGGGGTTTCCTCTATGCATGAATACCAGTGCTCAACCGTGTCTTGTGTTAGCCAAAATATAGGTAAATTGGAAGACAGAAGAACGACAGCGGAGACCAATACTATAGTAGAAGCACGTACGTTGGGAGAAGAGAAGACTGCAGATGCTGCTATATTATCTAAAACGTCAACTGTTTCTGAAGATAAAATGCCCTGCTTGAAAAGCAACTGTGGAAAGGATCTGTCATCAAGAGATATTAGTGTCAATGGGCCTGATTCATCTGTGGAGGTCGTACAGACCATAGAAACAAATAAGCTGAAGTCAGACTCCAAAATTGCTAGCGGTACCGACTCATCCGATGATAAGTCAGAGGGTACTTGTACGTCAGAAGAGAAGAACGTTGATCAGATAGAAAAAAACGACAATGCCGATTGTCATAAATGTCTCTCAAAAGAATCTCCTAGTCATTCAAGTAATCTATTGCAGAAAACTTCGATCTTCGGAGTTACGGAAGTTGAATGCTTTGAAATGTGCGGAGAAGTCGCCCCGTTTTCCTATGTTTACAAAAGAAGAGATGTATATGATACTAGTGAACGTACACAGACACTTGACTCATTATCTCAAACTACTATCCTCAACACCGACGACCTTCAAGCTAAAGGACACCCCGGAGAATTGTGCAATCTCAGTCAAAGTGACCAAAATGTGATATTCCAGTCTGAAGGAAGATTGATTGCAGTGCCCCATGATATGGAATCACAGGATTCAATGGGCAACCGGGAAATACATCAAACTCTGCCAAATTCTTTGGTAGATAACGCTCTAGATGTTACCGGGAAGACAGAAGAACCAGTTCAAAATGAGCATGACCATTCACTTAGTATTAACTTCGATGATCCAAAAGCTGATACGCTTAAACCAAACAGAGAACGAgtaaaaagggagaaaagggTTGGTGTTGACTGGGACAACCTTAGGAAACTGGCAGAGGCGAGTGGAACGAGAGAGAGAACTACAAATACAATGGACTCATTGGATTGGGAAGCTGTAAGATGTGCAGACATCGACGAGATCGCTTACACCATCAGAGAACGAGGGATGAACAACAGGCTTGCAGAAAGAATTAAG GATTTTCTTAACCGTCTAGTGAAAGATCACGGAAGCATTGATCTCGAGTGGTTAAGGGACGTTCCACCCGATCAAGCAAA AGAATATTTACTCAGCGTAAGGGGGTTGGGATTGAAAAGCGTGGAGTGTGTACGACTTCTTACCCTGCAGCAGCTTGCTTTTCCA GTGGATACTAATGTCGGGCGGATAGCTGTAAGATTAGGATGGGTACCCCTTCAGCCATTGCCAGAATCACTGCAACTGCATCTTTTGGAGCT ATACCCAGTTCTTGAGTCCATTCAAAAGTATCTCTGGCCACGGCTGTGCAAGCTTGACCAAAGAACATT GTATGAGCTGCATTACCAAATGATTACATTTGGAAAG GTCTTCTGcacaaaaaacaaaccaaattgCAATGCTTGTCCAATGAGAGGAGAGTGTAGACATTTTGCAAGTGCTTTTGCTAG CGCGAGGCTAGCACTGCCAGCGCCAGAAGAAGCGAATTTGATTAATGCGGCCGAAATAAAGGCTGATATAAATCAGTCTGTAGTTGTTCATCAACAACCGTTGACGCTCACTCAGGAGTCAGAGCCAATTGAAAGTAATCAGCAATTAATCACTGTTAAATCTGGAGGAAGTAACAACGAGCCCATTATCGAAGAACCAGCTACACCGGAGCCAGAATGCCCACAGATTTCTGAAAACGACATCGAGGATACATTATATGAAGACCCTGATGAGATTCCTACAATAAAGCTTAATATTGAAGCATTCACTAAGAACGTACAGAATTACATGCAAGAAAATATGGAACTTCAGGAAGGTAGCATGTCGAAGGCGCTCGTCGTCTTAAGTCCAGAAGCAGCATTGATTCCCATGCCGAAGCTTAAGAATATTAGTCGACTGAGAACGGAGCATCAAGT TTACGAACTTCCAGACGCTCATCCTCTTCTCGAAAAG TTAAAGCTGGAGAAACGTCAACCAGATGATCCGTGCTTCTACCTTCTTGCTATATGGACACCGG GTGAAACAGCAAATTCTGTTGAACGACCGCATACTCAATGTCGTTCTCAAGAAAGCGGTGGACTGTGCGGAGAAAAAGAGTGTTTCTCTTGCAATAGTGTCAGAGAAGCTGATTCGGAAGTGGTTCGAGGAACACTTCTG ATCCCGTGTCGAACCGCAATGAGAGGAAGCTTTCCGCTAAATGGAACTTACTTTCAAGTGAATGAG GTATTTGCTGATCACGATTCTAGCCTTAACCCAATAGACGTTCCTAGGAATTGGTTATGGAAGCTCTCGAGGCGGACAGTGTACTTCGGAACCTCGATACCGACTATATTCAAGG GTTTATCAACAGAAGAGATTCAAGGTTGCTTCTGGAAAG GTTACGTTTGTGTTAGAGGTTTCGATCAGAAAACACGAGCACCTCGTCCTCTGATAGCTAGATTGCATTTTCCAGCTAGCAAGTTGACTAAAATCAAAGGTGGTAAAGACGGGCAAGCCAGATGA